A genomic window from Microbacterium sp. H1-D42 includes:
- the ddaH gene encoding dimethylargininase — protein MPETATRPDDHATAPTRVAHHRRYLMCKPEHFTVSYKINPWMEPANPTDTAKAVAQWQKLYGLYLELGHEVELIEPLAGYPDMVYTANGGFVIGGRAYVPEFRFEERQGEAPAFADWFRANGFDTVMPEEVNEGEGDFLLVGDVILAGTGFRSTGDSHREVGEVFGREVVSLNLVDPRFYHLDTAIAVLDPVQGTENGGPERANIAYLPHAFDEASQKVLAERFPDAILVSDDDGAVFGLNSASDGYNVIISPRATGFEKQLRERGYNPIMVDLSELLLGGGGIKCCTLELRGA, from the coding sequence ATGCCTGAAACCGCGACCCGCCCCGACGACCACGCGACCGCGCCGACCCGCGTGGCTCACCACCGTCGCTACCTGATGTGCAAGCCCGAGCACTTCACGGTCAGCTACAAGATCAATCCGTGGATGGAGCCGGCCAACCCGACCGACACCGCCAAGGCCGTCGCGCAGTGGCAGAAGCTGTACGGCCTGTACCTCGAACTCGGTCACGAGGTCGAGCTGATCGAGCCGCTCGCCGGCTACCCCGACATGGTCTACACCGCGAACGGCGGCTTCGTCATCGGCGGCCGCGCCTACGTGCCCGAGTTCCGCTTCGAGGAGCGCCAGGGTGAGGCGCCCGCGTTCGCCGACTGGTTCCGCGCCAACGGCTTCGACACCGTGATGCCAGAAGAGGTCAACGAGGGCGAGGGCGACTTCCTGCTGGTCGGCGATGTGATCCTCGCCGGCACCGGCTTCCGCTCCACGGGCGACAGCCACCGCGAGGTGGGCGAGGTGTTCGGCCGCGAGGTCGTCTCACTGAACCTCGTCGATCCGCGCTTCTACCACCTCGACACCGCCATCGCCGTGCTCGACCCGGTGCAGGGCACCGAGAACGGCGGCCCCGAGCGCGCCAACATCGCCTACCTGCCGCACGCGTTCGACGAGGCTTCGCAGAAGGTGCTCGCCGAGCGGTTCCCCGACGCCATCCTCGTCAGCGACGACGACGGCGCCGTGTTCGGACTGAACTCGGCCAGCGATGGCTACAACGTCATCATCTCGCCGCGCGCCACAGGATTCGAGAAGCAGCTGCGCGAGCGCGGTTACAACCCGATCATGGTCGACCTGTCCGAGCTGCTGCTCGGCGGTGGCGGCATCAAGTGCTGCACGCTCGAACTGCGGGGTGCCTGA
- the rocD gene encoding ornithine--oxo-acid transaminase: MDGTETYAVAERAKRDEVHVAENYAPLPVVIADAEGVWMTDAEGKRYLDLLAAYSAVNFGHRHPAIVEALTTQLGRVTLTSRAFMNDQLEPFAAALARLCGKELVLPMNTGAEAVETGIKVARAWGYRVKGISAGKARIVVAAGNFHGRTTTIVSFSDDDQARDDFGPYTPGFDTVPYGDADAIANAITDETAAVLVEPIQGEAGVIIPPEGYLRRIREICDERGVLFIADEIQAGLGRVGETFACDREGVVPDLYLLGKALGGGILPVSAVVGNRDVLGVIRPGEHGSTFGGNPLAAAVGLKVVSMLETGEFQERARVLGAHLASALEPLIGHGVTAVRIAGLWAGVDIDPAIGTGRDVAEKLRERGVLVKDTHGQTIRIAPPLVIRATELDWAVEQLRLVLAD, encoded by the coding sequence ATGGACGGCACAGAGACGTACGCGGTTGCTGAGCGAGCGAAGCGAGACGAAGTACACGTCGCCGAGAACTACGCGCCGCTGCCCGTCGTCATCGCCGATGCCGAGGGCGTGTGGATGACGGATGCTGAGGGCAAGCGCTACCTCGACCTGCTGGCCGCCTACTCGGCCGTGAACTTCGGGCACCGGCATCCGGCGATCGTCGAGGCGCTCACCACGCAGCTCGGCCGCGTCACCCTCACCAGTCGCGCCTTCATGAACGACCAGCTCGAGCCGTTCGCCGCCGCGCTCGCACGCCTGTGCGGCAAGGAGCTCGTGCTGCCGATGAACACCGGCGCCGAGGCGGTCGAGACCGGCATCAAGGTGGCCCGCGCGTGGGGCTACCGCGTCAAGGGCATCTCTGCCGGCAAGGCCCGCATCGTCGTCGCCGCGGGCAACTTCCACGGCCGCACCACCACGATCGTCAGCTTCAGCGACGACGATCAGGCGCGCGATGACTTCGGTCCGTACACGCCGGGTTTCGACACGGTTCCGTACGGAGACGCGGATGCCATCGCGAACGCGATCACCGACGAGACCGCCGCGGTGCTGGTCGAGCCCATCCAGGGCGAGGCCGGTGTGATCATCCCTCCGGAGGGCTACCTGCGCCGGATCCGCGAGATCTGCGATGAGCGAGGCGTGCTGTTCATCGCCGACGAGATCCAAGCGGGCCTCGGCCGGGTCGGCGAGACCTTCGCCTGCGACCGCGAGGGCGTCGTGCCCGACCTGTATCTGCTGGGCAAGGCGCTCGGCGGCGGCATCCTGCCCGTCTCGGCGGTCGTCGGCAACCGCGATGTGCTCGGCGTCATCCGTCCGGGCGAGCACGGCTCGACGTTCGGCGGCAACCCGCTGGCCGCAGCCGTCGGCCTGAAGGTGGTCTCGATGCTGGAGACCGGCGAGTTCCAAGAGCGCGCTCGCGTGCTCGGCGCACACCTGGCATCCGCTCTCGAGCCTCTGATCGGCCACGGCGTGACCGCGGTGCGCATCGCGGGCCTGTGGGCGGGCGTCGACATCGACCCCGCCATCGGCACCGGCCGCGACGTCGCCGAGAAGCTGCGCGAGCGCGGCGTGCTCGTCAAGGACACCCACGGCCAGACGATCCGCATCGCCCCGCCGCTGGTGATCCGCGCCACTGAGCTCGACTGGGCGGTGGAGCAGTTGCGCCTGGTCCTGGCCGACTGA